A genome region from Geminicoccus roseus DSM 18922 includes the following:
- a CDS encoding catalase, translating into MDDDRKTLTTRQGHPVRDNQSMRTVGERGPATLENYQFIEKITHFDRERIPERVVHARGAAAHGWFEAYGKIGDEPASKYTRARVLNETGVKTPMFVRFSTVIGSKDSPETARDPRGFAVKFKTVEGNWDLVGNNLKIFFIRDAIKFPDMIHAFKPDPVTNRQEAWRFFDFVSQTPEALHMVTWVKSPWGIPANYREMEGSGVNTYKLVNDQGVAHLVKFHWVPKQGVRNLTTEQAEEIQAREVGHATKDLYDAIDRGDYPEWEFCVQIMSDGPHDELDFDPLDDTKRWPEDQFPLLPVGRMVLDRKPDNFFAEAEQSAFGTGVLVDGIDFSDDKMLQGRTLSYSDTQRYRVGPNYLQLPVNAPQEKARAHTNQRDGQMAYHVDGGGANPHVNYEPSTQGGLREAPKPARDYHQHVEGYLGRYQITRTTDDYKQAGERYRSFEDWERDDLVANLVADMKACPKDIALRMVWHFWHCDEDYGRRVAEGAGIDLQEALKLPLLPHHPGPNKARPASTFTDGTTVDQAARQAAE; encoded by the coding sequence ATGGACGACGACCGCAAGACGCTTACGACCCGCCAGGGTCACCCGGTCCGCGACAACCAGAGCATGCGCACTGTTGGGGAGCGCGGCCCGGCGACGCTCGAGAACTACCAGTTCATCGAGAAGATCACCCATTTCGACCGGGAGCGGATCCCGGAGCGGGTGGTGCACGCCCGCGGTGCGGCCGCCCATGGCTGGTTCGAGGCCTATGGCAAGATCGGCGACGAGCCGGCCTCCAAGTACACCCGCGCCCGCGTTCTGAACGAGACCGGGGTGAAGACCCCGATGTTCGTGCGCTTCTCCACCGTGATCGGCTCCAAGGACAGCCCGGAGACCGCCCGCGACCCGCGCGGCTTCGCGGTGAAGTTCAAGACCGTCGAGGGCAACTGGGACCTGGTCGGCAACAATCTCAAGATTTTCTTCATTCGGGATGCCATCAAGTTTCCCGACATGATCCATGCCTTCAAGCCGGACCCGGTCACCAACCGGCAGGAGGCCTGGCGCTTCTTCGACTTCGTGTCGCAGACGCCGGAAGCGCTGCACATGGTGACCTGGGTGAAGAGCCCCTGGGGCATCCCGGCGAACTACCGGGAGATGGAAGGCTCGGGCGTCAACACCTACAAGCTGGTCAACGACCAGGGCGTGGCGCATCTGGTCAAGTTCCACTGGGTGCCCAAGCAGGGCGTGCGCAACCTGACCACCGAGCAGGCCGAGGAGATCCAGGCCCGGGAGGTCGGCCACGCGACCAAGGACCTGTATGACGCGATCGACCGCGGCGACTACCCGGAATGGGAGTTCTGCGTCCAGATCATGAGCGACGGCCCGCATGACGAGCTGGACTTCGACCCGCTAGACGACACCAAGCGCTGGCCGGAGGACCAGTTCCCGCTCCTGCCGGTCGGCCGGATGGTGCTGGACCGCAAGCCCGACAACTTCTTCGCGGAAGCCGAGCAGTCGGCCTTCGGCACCGGCGTGCTGGTCGACGGCATCGACTTCTCCGACGACAAGATGCTGCAGGGCCGCACGCTGTCCTACTCGGACACCCAGCGCTACCGGGTGGGGCCGAACTATCTGCAGCTGCCGGTGAACGCGCCGCAGGAGAAGGCGCGCGCCCACACCAACCAGCGGGACGGGCAGATGGCCTACCATGTGGACGGCGGCGGCGCGAACCCGCACGTCAACTACGAGCCCAGCACCCAGGGCGGTCTGCGCGAGGCGCCCAAGCCCGCGCGCGACTACCACCAGCATGTCGAGGGCTATCTGGGCCGCTACCAGATCACCCGCACCACCGACGACTACAAGCAGGCCGGTGAGCGCTACCGGAGCTTCGAGGACTGGGAGCGCGACGACCTGGTCGCCAACCTGGTGGCCGACATGAAGGCCTGCCCGAAGGACATCGCCCTGCGGATGGTCTGGCACTTCTGGCACTGCGACGAGGATTATGGCCGCCGGGTCGCCGAGGGCGCCGGCATCGACCTGCAGGAAGCGTTGAAGCTGCCGCTGCTGCCGCACCATCCGGGCCCGAACAAGGCGCGGCCGGCCAGCACGTTCACCGACGGCACCACGGTGGACCAGGCAGCGCGCCAGGCCGCCGAGTAA
- a CDS encoding glycosyltransferase family 2 protein, producing MQPSPSGRLSTATAPLVTIVVPTCNSAGFVGDALASVFAQTFQDFEIVVVDDASTDATVALVRALRDPRIALIELPSNVGPAASRNAGIRVARGRYLAFLDSDDLWHPRKLEIQVAAMRSSGRPFTYTPYDIIDEQGRPFAASGRLPATATYAGLLPHCFIRTSSIVYDTAATGGKVYCPDIRKRQDFGLFLSLLKRVGQAHLVDAPLCSYRIRANSVSSNKLHNIGYQWRVLFEIERLGLGPSSWYMGCWLVRSGGVIAYRRWRRLLSAMSRRHAWS from the coding sequence ATGCAGCCCTCTCCTAGCGGCCGCCTGTCCACGGCCACGGCGCCGCTGGTCACCATCGTTGTCCCGACCTGCAACAGCGCCGGGTTCGTCGGCGACGCGCTGGCCTCGGTGTTCGCCCAGACCTTCCAGGACTTCGAGATCGTCGTGGTCGACGACGCCTCGACCGACGCCACCGTGGCCCTGGTCCGGGCCCTGCGCGACCCGCGGATCGCCCTGATCGAGCTGCCGAGCAATGTCGGCCCGGCCGCCAGCCGCAACGCCGGGATCCGCGTCGCGCGCGGCCGCTACCTGGCGTTTCTCGACAGCGACGACCTCTGGCACCCGCGCAAGCTGGAGATCCAGGTCGCGGCGATGCGCTCGAGCGGCCGGCCGTTCACCTACACCCCCTACGACATCATCGACGAGCAGGGCCGGCCGTTCGCGGCGAGCGGCCGGCTGCCGGCCACCGCGACCTATGCCGGGCTCCTGCCGCACTGCTTCATCCGGACGTCCAGCATCGTCTACGATACCGCCGCCACCGGCGGGAAGGTCTACTGCCCGGACATCCGCAAGCGGCAGGACTTCGGCCTGTTCCTCTCGCTGCTCAAGCGGGTCGGCCAGGCGCATCTGGTCGACGCCCCGCTCTGCTCCTACCGCATCCGGGCGAACAGCGTTTCCAGCAACAAGCTCCACAATATCGGCTACCAGTGGCGGGTCCTGTTCGAGATCGAGCGGCTGGGGCTGGGGCCGAGCTCCTGGTACATGGGCTGCTGGCTGGTCCGCTCCGGCGGGGTGATCGCGTACCGCCGCTGGCGCCGCCTCCTCTCGGCGATGTCCCGCCGCCACGCCTGGAGCTGA
- a CDS encoding glycosyltransferase family 4 protein has translation MTSSLRPASCLPLLAFVVVGDETYGVQRFVASFIQALAEQGARTAVIALQDGPMYRACQAAGAVGHLCPAGAAPDFGTFADALRVGRHTLRSVRLLAGLLREIRPDAVIARTAYLVPLTALAARRAGLPSYWLLPNLVSSRYPLAANKLAYDLLMRACGMVPIANSQFTRTSLLNFLADARVAHLGINPEEFDPSAVQPLDRSRFGLTDADAVFGIFARLIPYKGQQRFIEAVASRASVHPDLRVLICGGPTDGSYFEALRRTIAEHDLQERIIFTGPVQDVQAHYALCDVIANVRLDPEPFGLSVIEGMLMGKPALVHALGGPAETVPDGTAGWHVAAPTVEAFAEGLDRAYRDRARWPSMGDAARRHALAHFTHREAARRILAIVAGALPAVSAVPAGGSHAR, from the coding sequence ATGACGTCGAGCCTCCGCCCCGCGTCGTGCCTCCCGCTCCTCGCGTTCGTGGTGGTCGGCGACGAGACCTACGGCGTCCAGCGCTTCGTCGCGTCCTTCATCCAGGCCCTGGCCGAGCAGGGCGCCCGCACCGCCGTGATCGCGCTGCAGGACGGGCCGATGTACCGGGCCTGCCAAGCCGCCGGGGCGGTTGGTCATCTCTGCCCGGCCGGGGCCGCCCCGGACTTTGGGACCTTCGCCGACGCGCTTCGGGTCGGCCGCCACACCCTGCGCTCGGTGCGGCTGCTGGCCGGCCTCTTGCGGGAGATCCGGCCGGACGCGGTGATCGCGCGTACCGCCTACCTGGTGCCGCTCACCGCCCTGGCTGCGCGCCGGGCCGGGCTGCCCAGCTACTGGCTGCTCCCCAACCTGGTCAGCAGCCGCTATCCGCTGGCGGCCAACAAGCTCGCCTACGACCTTCTGATGCGGGCCTGCGGCATGGTGCCGATCGCCAACAGCCAATTCACCCGGACCAGCCTGCTCAACTTCCTGGCCGACGCCCGGGTGGCGCATCTGGGCATCAACCCGGAAGAATTCGACCCGTCGGCCGTCCAGCCCCTGGACAGGAGCCGCTTCGGGCTGACCGATGCGGATGCCGTGTTCGGGATCTTCGCCCGTCTGATCCCCTACAAGGGCCAACAACGGTTCATCGAGGCGGTGGCGTCGCGCGCGTCCGTTCATCCGGACCTCCGGGTCCTCATCTGCGGCGGCCCCACCGACGGGAGCTATTTTGAGGCACTGCGACGGACGATTGCCGAGCATGATCTCCAGGAACGCATCATTTTCACCGGCCCGGTCCAGGACGTGCAGGCCCATTACGCGCTGTGCGACGTCATCGCCAATGTCCGGCTCGACCCGGAGCCGTTCGGGCTTTCGGTCATCGAGGGCATGCTGATGGGCAAGCCCGCCCTGGTCCACGCGCTGGGCGGCCCGGCCGAGACGGTGCCGGACGGGACCGCCGGCTGGCATGTCGCCGCCCCCACCGTGGAGGCCTTCGCCGAAGGTCTGGACCGGGCCTATCGGGATCGCGCCCGCTGGCCTTCCATGGGCGACGCCGCCAGGCGCCACGCCCTGGCCCATTTCACCCATCGCGAAGCGGCCAGGCGGATCCTCGCGATCGTCGCCGGTGCGCTCCCCGCGGTCAGCGCCGTTCCGGCCGGCGGAAGCCACGCCCGATGA
- a CDS encoding alginate lyase family protein → MQRRLLVPVLAWLALLAGPAGAGQLASPLDPARWPAGAAAGSPPPCPEAPAPVRDLAAVMYYADAAGSAVDQDRRDENRAIVKPLDEFTRLLLVQSNRFMRTGDARRAACGFGMLHGWAEAGALTGELSLQGQFHRNWATNAFATAYLILSGAVDAEPARDQAVQDWLAELCRLDQQLAERVSNNHLAWSAASCASVAVATDQRALLDWSVGVAEQVLDEVDALGVLPREIGRGERALAYHNFALEALTVVAEMAWPNGADLYAYRDGALPRLADFVIRNAEDPAEAGELAGTPQSWSGATSGRFVWAEPYQRRFDDPRLALLLGRLRPMRHAYFGGDATLMYADATLLPRAPAGDHPE, encoded by the coding sequence ATGCAGCGGCGTCTCCTTGTCCCCGTCCTGGCGTGGCTGGCCCTCCTGGCAGGTCCCGCCGGGGCCGGCCAGCTGGCCTCGCCGCTGGATCCGGCCCGCTGGCCGGCGGGCGCCGCGGCCGGCAGCCCTCCCCCCTGTCCGGAGGCGCCGGCACCGGTGCGCGACCTGGCGGCGGTCATGTACTATGCCGACGCGGCGGGATCGGCGGTCGACCAGGACCGCCGCGACGAGAACCGGGCGATCGTCAAGCCGCTCGACGAGTTCACCCGGCTCCTGCTGGTGCAGTCCAACCGGTTCATGCGCACCGGCGACGCCAGGCGCGCCGCCTGCGGGTTCGGGATGCTGCACGGCTGGGCCGAGGCGGGCGCCTTGACCGGCGAACTCTCCCTGCAGGGCCAGTTCCACCGCAACTGGGCGACCAACGCGTTCGCCACCGCCTACCTGATCCTTTCCGGCGCGGTTGATGCCGAGCCGGCCCGGGACCAGGCGGTGCAGGACTGGCTGGCGGAGCTTTGCCGGCTCGACCAGCAGCTGGCCGAGCGGGTCAGCAACAACCACCTGGCCTGGAGCGCCGCGTCCTGCGCCAGCGTCGCGGTCGCCACTGACCAGCGGGCGCTGCTGGACTGGTCGGTCGGCGTGGCCGAGCAGGTTTTGGACGAGGTCGACGCGCTGGGCGTGCTGCCGCGGGAGATCGGGCGGGGGGAGCGCGCCCTCGCCTACCACAACTTTGCGCTGGAAGCCCTGACCGTGGTGGCCGAGATGGCTTGGCCGAACGGCGCCGACCTCTACGCCTACCGGGACGGCGCCCTGCCCCGCCTGGCGGACTTCGTGATCCGCAACGCCGAGGATCCTGCCGAGGCAGGCGAGCTGGCCGGCACGCCGCAATCCTGGAGCGGCGCCACCAGCGGGCGGTTCGTCTGGGCCGAGCCCTACCAGCGCCGCTTCGACGACCCGCGCCTGGCCCTCCTGCTCGGGCGGCTCCGCCCGATGCGCCACGCCTATTTCGGGGGCGACGCCACCTTGATGTATGCCGACGCCACGCTGCTCCCGCGCGCCCCGGCGGGCGACCATCCGGAATGA